Proteins encoded together in one bacterium window:
- the mtnA gene encoding S-methyl-5-thioribose-1-phosphate isomerase encodes MNFFTLQWQDDAVVMIDQRKLPNEEIYNTYRTAEEVAEAIQTMVIRGAPAIGVAGAFGMALAANHSKAKDREAFFAEMDKAAELLISQRPTAVNLAWAVKRVQGFYRQQSDSNLLVLQNKILEEALRIFEEDVRMCRQMGEKGAPLIEEGKTYLTHCNAGALATAGEGTALSLFYEAQRRGKKFKVISSETRPFLQGARLTAWELSKNGIDVTLVTDNMVAHLMRLGKIHGVVVGSDRIAANGDVANKIGTYGVAVLAKHHGIPFYVVAPSSTVDLATPDGAHIPIEERKSEEVTAFFGTNTAPKGIQVFNPAFDVTPHELVEAIITERGIHRMPYTESLKDLSSRA; translated from the coding sequence ATGAACTTCTTCACCCTCCAATGGCAGGACGACGCGGTGGTCATGATCGACCAGCGTAAGCTCCCCAACGAGGAGATTTACAACACCTATCGGACGGCCGAGGAGGTCGCCGAAGCCATCCAGACCATGGTCATCCGCGGCGCGCCGGCCATCGGCGTCGCCGGGGCCTTCGGCATGGCCTTGGCCGCCAACCATTCCAAGGCCAAGGACCGCGAAGCCTTCTTCGCCGAGATGGACAAGGCGGCCGAGCTATTGATCAGCCAGCGCCCGACCGCGGTCAACCTGGCTTGGGCGGTCAAGCGGGTGCAAGGCTTCTACCGTCAACAGAGCGACAGCAACCTACTGGTCCTGCAGAACAAGATTTTGGAAGAGGCCCTCCGGATCTTCGAGGAAGACGTCCGGATGTGCCGCCAGATGGGCGAGAAAGGCGCGCCGCTGATCGAGGAAGGCAAGACCTACCTCACCCACTGCAACGCCGGCGCGCTGGCGACGGCCGGCGAAGGCACCGCCCTTTCGCTTTTCTACGAGGCCCAACGCCGCGGCAAGAAGTTCAAGGTCATCTCCTCCGAAACCCGGCCTTTCCTGCAGGGAGCCCGGCTGACGGCTTGGGAATTGAGCAAGAACGGCATCGACGTGACCTTGGTCACCGACAACATGGTGGCCCACCTGATGCGCCTCGGGAAAATCCACGGGGTGGTGGTCGGCAGCGATCGGATCGCGGCCAACGGCGACGTCGCCAACAAGATCGGCACCTATGGCGTGGCGGTCCTGGCCAAGCATCACGGAATTCCCTTCTACGTGGTGGCGCCCTCCTCCACCGTCGACCTAGCCACGCCCGACGGCGCCCACATCCCGATCGAGGAACGGAAGAGCGAGGAGGTCACGGCCTTCTTCGGCACCAACACCGCGCCCAAGGGCATTCAAGTCTTTAATCCGGCCTTTGACGTGACCCCTCATGAATTGGTAGAGGCCATTATTACCGAGCGAGGCATCCATCGGATGCCGTACACGGAGAGCCTAAAGGATTTGTCATCCCGAGCGTAG
- the gatC gene encoding Asp-tRNA(Asn)/Glu-tRNA(Gln) amidotransferase subunit GatC, whose translation MINRETILNIAKLARLQLSEADIGKYTEQLNNILGHVEKLKQLDTSKIEATTHAVEVPNPLRADEVKQCQVIDAVLEISPDHEAHFFRVPKVI comes from the coding sequence ATGATCAACCGCGAAACGATCCTGAACATCGCCAAGCTGGCCCGGCTTCAGCTTTCCGAAGCCGATATCGGCAAGTACACCGAGCAGCTCAACAATATCCTCGGCCACGTCGAGAAGCTGAAGCAGCTCGACACGTCCAAGATCGAGGCCACCACCCACGCGGTCGAAGTGCCCAACCCCTTGCGAGCCGACGAGGTGAAGCAATGCCAGGTGATCGACGCCGTCCTCGAGATCTCGCCGGACCATGAGGCCCACTTCTTCCGCGTCCCCAAGGTGATCTAA
- a CDS encoding zf-TFIIB domain-containing protein translates to MSTNFKPSHEEEEFIARQEIEKRQELAEKVKADMAAAELEKLKQLHWHHCANCGFEMHSIVYKGLTIEKCPNCNGIFLEAGELERIAGKESGFFYNVLDLFKF, encoded by the coding sequence ATGTCGACCAACTTCAAGCCCTCCCACGAAGAAGAGGAATTCATCGCCCGCCAGGAGATCGAGAAGCGCCAAGAGCTGGCCGAGAAGGTCAAAGCCGATATGGCGGCCGCCGAGCTGGAAAAACTCAAGCAATTACATTGGCATCACTGCGCCAACTGCGGCTTCGAGATGCATTCGATCGTCTATAAGGGCCTCACCATCGAGAAGTGCCCCAACTGCAACGGAATCTTCCTCGAGGCGGGCGAGCTCGAGCGCATCGCGGGCAAGGAAAGCGGCTTCTTTTACAACGTCCTCGACCTGTTCAAATTTTAA
- the gatB gene encoding Asp-tRNA(Asn)/Glu-tRNA(Gln) amidotransferase subunit GatB, with amino-acid sequence MTPFETVIGLEVHAQLKTQTKLFCACSTEFGRPPNTNTCEVCLGLPGVLPVLNGKAVEYAVKAGLATHCRIKRKSVFARKNYFYPDLPKGYQISQYEFPICEKGYLDIEFDGQGKRVGLTRIHMEEDAGKSVHDFGDPAYSHVDLNRACVPLIEIVSEPDMRSSKEASAYLKRLRDILVYLDICDGNMEEGSFRCDANVSIRPFGQEKFGTRCELKNMNSFRNVERAIEYEVKRQEALILDGKQVVQETRLWNADKGVSESMRSKEEANDYRYFPDPDLLPLIVEESWVEQIRKNQPELAHEKSQRFAKDYAIPAYDAEVLTAEKPVAEHWEAAVKLSGVEAKKVSNLYMTHLLKLQKDFPETFDRIKPQIVAEVFKLSESGQVSGGMAKEIFSEVAATGKTVAAIVEEKGFVQVSDTGAIEKIIDEVIAANPKQLADFRSGKDKLFGYFVGQTMKALQGKANPGIVNDLLTKKLKG; translated from the coding sequence ATGACACCATTCGAAACCGTCATCGGGCTCGAGGTCCACGCCCAGCTCAAGACCCAAACCAAGCTCTTCTGCGCCTGCTCGACCGAGTTCGGCCGGCCGCCCAACACCAACACCTGCGAGGTTTGCCTGGGCCTGCCCGGCGTCCTGCCGGTCCTGAACGGCAAAGCCGTCGAGTACGCGGTCAAGGCCGGCTTGGCCACCCATTGCCGGATCAAGCGCAAGAGCGTCTTCGCCCGGAAGAATTATTTCTACCCCGACCTGCCCAAGGGCTACCAGATCAGCCAGTACGAGTTCCCGATCTGCGAGAAAGGCTATCTCGACATCGAGTTCGACGGCCAAGGCAAGCGGGTCGGCCTGACCCGGATCCACATGGAAGAGGATGCCGGCAAGTCGGTCCACGATTTCGGCGATCCCGCCTATAGCCACGTCGACCTCAACCGGGCCTGCGTGCCGCTGATCGAGATCGTCTCCGAGCCCGACATGCGCTCGTCCAAGGAAGCCAGCGCCTATCTCAAGCGGCTCCGCGACATCTTGGTCTATCTCGACATCTGCGACGGCAACATGGAAGAAGGCAGCTTCCGCTGCGACGCCAACGTCTCGATCCGGCCCTTCGGCCAGGAAAAATTCGGCACCCGCTGCGAGCTGAAGAACATGAACAGCTTCCGCAACGTCGAGCGGGCCATCGAGTACGAAGTCAAGCGCCAGGAAGCGCTGATCCTCGACGGCAAGCAGGTCGTCCAGGAGACTCGGCTCTGGAACGCCGACAAGGGCGTCAGCGAGTCGATGCGCTCGAAAGAAGAGGCCAACGACTACCGTTATTTCCCGGATCCCGACCTGCTGCCCTTGATCGTCGAGGAGAGCTGGGTCGAGCAGATCCGCAAGAACCAGCCGGAGCTGGCCCACGAGAAGAGCCAGCGCTTCGCCAAGGACTACGCCATTCCGGCCTACGACGCCGAGGTGCTCACCGCCGAGAAGCCGGTGGCCGAACATTGGGAGGCCGCGGTCAAGCTCTCGGGCGTCGAAGCCAAGAAGGTCAGCAATCTCTACATGACCCACTTGCTCAAGCTGCAGAAGGATTTCCCCGAGACCTTCGATAGGATCAAGCCCCAGATCGTCGCCGAGGTCTTCAAGCTCAGCGAATCGGGCCAGGTCAGCGGCGGCATGGCCAAGGAGATCTTCAGCGAAGTCGCCGCCACCGGCAAAACGGTGGCGGCCATCGTCGAGGAGAAGGGCTTCGTCCAGGTCTCCGACACCGGCGCCATCGAAAAGATCATCGACGAAGTCATCGCGGCCAATCCCAAGCAACTGGCCGATTTCCGCAGCGGCAAGGACAAGCTCTTCGGTTATTTCGTCGGCCAGACGATGAAAGCGCTCCAGGGCAAGGCCAATCCGGGGATCGTAAACGATTTATTGACGAAGAAATTGAAAGGCTAA
- the gatA gene encoding Asp-tRNA(Asn)/Glu-tRNA(Gln) amidotransferase subunit GatA yields MELHHLTLAEAAEKLAKKEVSSKELTQATLKRIAEVDPKVESYLTVTADLALQKAEDVDAKIAKGEKTGPLAGIPFSLKDIFLTQGIRTTCGSKILHNFIPPYTATSAQKLFDQGIVLTGKVNMDEFAMGSSTETSHFKKTKNPWDLERTPGGSSGGSAAAVSAGLCYATLGTDTGGSIRQPASLTGIVGLKPTYGRVSRFGVIAFASSLDQVGPMTKDVRDCAIVLNAIAGHDSRDSTSFKAEVPDYTAALKKDCKGLKIGVAREYFIEGTDPEVDAAVKQALETYKALGAEIREVSLPHTEYAVPTYYILAPAEASSNLARYDGVRFGHRTENPKDLYELYTKSRSEGFGPEVKRRIMLGTYVLSAGYYDAYYLKAQQVRTLIRRDFENAFKEVDLLVTPTSPFPAFKIGEKADDPIQMYLSDIFTINVNLAGLPGMSLPCGISKGGLPIGMQLIAGHFQEEKIFHAAYAYEQASEWHRKRPPL; encoded by the coding sequence ATGGAACTCCACCACCTCACACTGGCCGAGGCGGCCGAAAAGCTGGCCAAGAAGGAAGTCTCTTCGAAGGAGCTGACCCAGGCAACTCTCAAGCGGATCGCCGAAGTCGATCCCAAGGTCGAGTCCTACCTGACGGTGACCGCCGATCTAGCCCTCCAAAAAGCCGAGGACGTCGACGCCAAGATCGCCAAGGGCGAAAAGACCGGGCCGCTCGCCGGCATCCCCTTCTCGCTCAAGGACATCTTCCTGACCCAAGGCATCCGCACTACTTGCGGCTCCAAGATCTTGCATAACTTCATCCCGCCCTATACCGCGACCTCGGCCCAAAAGCTCTTCGATCAGGGCATCGTCTTGACCGGCAAGGTCAACATGGATGAGTTCGCGATGGGCTCCTCGACCGAGACCTCCCATTTCAAGAAGACCAAGAACCCTTGGGACCTCGAGCGCACCCCCGGCGGCTCCAGCGGCGGCTCGGCGGCGGCGGTTTCGGCCGGCCTCTGCTATGCCACTCTGGGCACCGACACCGGCGGCTCGATCCGCCAGCCGGCTTCGCTGACCGGGATCGTCGGACTCAAGCCGACCTACGGCCGGGTCTCGCGCTTCGGCGTGATCGCCTTCGCCTCCTCGCTCGACCAAGTCGGGCCGATGACTAAGGACGTCCGCGACTGTGCCATCGTCCTCAACGCCATCGCCGGCCACGATTCGCGCGACTCGACCTCCTTCAAGGCCGAGGTTCCGGATTACACCGCCGCGCTGAAAAAAGATTGCAAGGGACTGAAGATCGGGGTGGCCAGGGAATACTTCATCGAGGGCACCGATCCCGAGGTCGACGCCGCGGTGAAGCAGGCCTTGGAGACCTACAAGGCGCTCGGCGCCGAAATCCGGGAAGTCTCGCTGCCCCACACCGAGTACGCCGTGCCGACCTACTACATCCTGGCGCCGGCCGAGGCCAGCAGCAACCTGGCCCGCTACGACGGCGTCCGCTTCGGCCACCGCACTGAAAATCCCAAGGACCTCTACGAGCTTTACACGAAGTCGCGCTCCGAGGGCTTCGGTCCCGAGGTCAAGCGCCGGATCATGCTCGGCACCTATGTGCTCAGCGCCGGTTACTACGACGCTTATTATTTGAAGGCTCAGCAGGTCCGGACCCTGATTCGCCGCGACTTCGAAAACGCCTTCAAGGAAGTCGACCTGCTGGTGACGCCGACCTCGCCCTTTCCGGCTTTCAAGATCGGCGAGAAAGCCGACGATCCGATTCAGATGTATTTGAGCGACATCTTCACGATCAACGTCAACCTGGCCGGCCTGCCCGGCATGAGCCTGCCCTGCGGCATCAGCAAGGGCGGGCTGCCGATCGGCATGCAGCTCATCGCCGGCCATTTCCAGGAAGAGAAGATCTTCCACGCCGCCTATGCCTACGAGCAGGCGAGCGAATGGCACCGCAAGAGGCCGCCGCTATGA